The Apium graveolens cultivar Ventura chromosome 11, ASM990537v1, whole genome shotgun sequence genome has a window encoding:
- the LOC141698226 gene encoding histone H2A-like: MESPAAGKVKKGAAGRKAGGPKKKSVTRSAKAGLQFPVGRIGRYLKKGRYAQRVGSGAPVYLAAVLEYLAAEVLELAGNAARDNKKTRIIPRHLLLAIRNDEELGKLLGGVTIAHGGVLPNINPVLLPKKTVEKAAKEPAAKVAGKSPRKAAK; encoded by the exons ATGGAGAGCCCAGCTGCCGGAAAAGTGAAGAAAGGAGCCGCAGGAAGGAAAGCTGGTGGACCGAAAAAGAAGTCGGTGACTCGTTCTGCCAAAGCTGGACTCCAATTCCCCGTTGGAAGGATTGGAAGGTATTTGAAGAAAGGCCGTTATGCTCAGCGTGTTGGTAGCGGCGCTCCTGTTTACCTAGCTGCTGTTCTCGAATACCTCGCTGCGGAA GTACTGGAGTTAGCTGGAAATGCTGCGAGAGACAACAAGAAGACTCGAATAATTCCGAGGCATTTGTTGTTGGCAATCAGGAATGATGAGGAGCTGGGAAAACTGTTGGGAGGAGTGACAATTGCACACGGTGGAGTGTTGCCTAATATCAACCCTGTTCTGTTGCCCAAAAAGACTGTTGAGAAGGCTGCCAAAGAACCCGCTGCTAAGGTTGCCGGAAAGTCTCCCAGGAAGGCTGCTAAGTGA
- the LOC141697569 gene encoding organelle RRM domain-containing protein 6, chloroplastic, translating into MAKRLSSQLFISRLSFYTTNQELKKLFSPFGSVTAARLVMDERTQRPKGFGFVTFETEVEAQNALKAMNGRIVDGRLIFVEMAKTARPGE; encoded by the exons ATGGCGAAACGATTAAGTTCCCAGCTATTTATCAGCA GGCTGTCATTTTACACCACCaatcaagaattaaagaaattgTTCTCACCATTTGGTTCAGTTACCGCAG CTAGACTTGTAATGGATGAAAGAACACAAAGGCCGAAGGGGTTTGGTTTCGTGACATTCGAAACAGAGGTTGAAGCTCAGAATGCATTGAAAGCTATGAATGGAAGG ATAGTGGATGGAAGATTGATTTTTGTAGAAATGGCAAAGACTGCACGGCCAGGAGAGTAG